A stretch of Natronococcus sp. CG52 DNA encodes these proteins:
- the mre11 gene encoding DNA double-strand break repair protein Mre11 → MTRVIHTGDTHIGYQQYNSPERRRDFLEAFRNVAEDAVDADVDAVIHAGDLFHDRRPGLVDLQGTVEILRTLSAADIPFLAVVGNHEGKRDAQWLDLFADLGLATRLGAEPQVIDDVAFYGLDFVPRSRREDLEYEFAAVPEEADHAALVSHGLFEPFAHADWDTERLLSESTVEFDAVLLGDNHHPDTAEVRDTWVTYCGSTERASASEREDRGYNLVGFETGEEPAIRRRSLETAREFAFVDVELAEGEGVDRIQERVRQHDLEDAVVIVTIEGEGRPITPAAVEELAIDRGALVARVNDRRELPDEGEEISVSFANPDDAVRERVRELGLSDAALEIDRTVREDDLADANVRERVERRVRDLLEEDHTAFEPAPEREASDEDVTTVADQLSDEDAAETAAAPSDDATAAADDATAAADDGSSGDPEADDGSDGDPETPDEREPADETATTAASRQSVDDGTEADSGDGESKPSADGEYTSLGDFE, encoded by the coding sequence ATGACGCGGGTGATACACACGGGCGACACCCACATCGGGTACCAGCAGTACAACTCGCCCGAGCGACGACGGGACTTCCTCGAGGCCTTCCGAAACGTAGCCGAGGACGCGGTCGACGCGGACGTCGACGCGGTGATCCACGCCGGCGACCTCTTTCACGACCGCCGGCCGGGACTGGTCGACCTCCAGGGAACCGTCGAAATTCTCCGAACGCTCTCGGCGGCCGACATCCCGTTTCTCGCCGTCGTCGGCAACCACGAGGGGAAACGCGACGCACAGTGGCTCGACCTGTTCGCCGACCTCGGTCTCGCGACCCGACTCGGCGCCGAGCCTCAGGTAATCGACGACGTCGCGTTCTACGGACTCGATTTCGTTCCCCGCTCGCGGCGCGAGGACCTCGAGTACGAGTTCGCCGCCGTCCCCGAGGAGGCGGATCACGCGGCCCTCGTGAGCCACGGCCTGTTCGAGCCGTTCGCTCACGCCGACTGGGACACCGAACGGCTGCTCTCCGAGTCGACGGTCGAGTTCGACGCCGTTCTCCTCGGCGACAACCACCACCCCGACACCGCTGAGGTGCGCGACACGTGGGTCACCTACTGTGGCTCGACCGAACGCGCGAGCGCGAGCGAGCGTGAGGACCGGGGCTACAACCTCGTCGGGTTCGAGACCGGCGAGGAGCCGGCGATCCGCCGCCGGAGCCTCGAGACGGCCCGCGAGTTCGCCTTCGTCGACGTCGAACTCGCCGAGGGCGAGGGCGTCGACCGCATCCAGGAGCGCGTCCGCCAGCACGACCTCGAGGACGCGGTTGTCATCGTTACCATCGAGGGCGAGGGGCGCCCGATCACGCCCGCAGCCGTCGAGGAACTCGCGATCGACCGCGGGGCGCTCGTCGCCCGGGTGAACGATCGGCGGGAGCTCCCCGACGAGGGCGAGGAGATATCGGTCAGTTTCGCCAATCCCGACGACGCGGTCCGCGAGCGGGTCCGCGAACTGGGGCTCAGCGACGCCGCCCTCGAGATCGATCGCACCGTCCGCGAGGACGATCTCGCCGACGCCAACGTCCGCGAACGCGTCGAACGACGGGTGCGCGACCTCCTCGAGGAGGATCACACCGCGTTCGAGCCGGCACCGGAGCGAGAGGCGAGCGACGAGGACGTGACGACGGTCGCGGATCAGCTCTCGGACGAAGATGCGGCGGAGACGGCCGCAGCGCCGTCCGACGACGCTACAGCCGCGGCCGACGACGCTACAGCCGCGGCCGACGACGGGTCGAGCGGAGATCCCGAAGCCGACGACGGATCGGACGGGGACCCCGAGACCCCGGACGAAAGGGAACCCGCTGACGAGACCGCAACGACGGCGGCGAGCCGGCAGTCGGTGGACGACGGCACCGAGGCGGATTCGGGGGATGGCGAGTCGAAACCGAGCGCCGACGGCGAGTACACCTCGCTGGGTGATTTCGAATGA
- a CDS encoding DUF7322 domain-containing protein, translating to MVFDRSEHEPEEWDPEEEYADPDSDSLTIPRVPTEDAGSDLRSDMRSEFGSPATPEISTAETDVSGDLLQTFWSIVLVVNAAVLALSLGVLFLIFEGVSYHSVALVVGGAILFGSAVRRYRSYRASDSDATTNGDDSDDNDSDDGEPPESGAGSDAAQSPTGETNSAPKAEHRSSDDLD from the coding sequence GTGGTATTCGATCGAAGCGAGCACGAACCGGAGGAGTGGGATCCCGAAGAGGAGTACGCGGATCCCGACAGCGACTCGCTGACGATCCCACGAGTGCCCACCGAGGACGCGGGTTCCGATCTCCGGTCGGACATGCGCTCGGAGTTCGGCTCGCCAGCGACCCCTGAAATTTCGACCGCCGAAACGGACGTTTCGGGCGACCTGCTCCAGACGTTCTGGTCGATCGTGCTCGTGGTCAACGCCGCCGTTCTCGCCCTCTCGCTGGGGGTCCTTTTCCTGATCTTCGAGGGCGTGTCGTACCACAGCGTCGCGCTCGTCGTCGGTGGCGCGATCCTCTTCGGCTCCGCCGTACGTCGATACCGGAGCTACCGGGCATCCGATAGCGATGCGACGACGAACGGCGATGATAGCGACGATAACGACAGTGACGACGGTGAACCGCCCGAATCGGGCGCGGGATCCGATGCTGCGCAGTCTCCTACCGGCGAAACGAATTCGGCCCCCAAGGCCGAACACCGATCGTCGGACGACTTAGACTGA
- the rad50 gene encoding DNA double-strand break repair ATPase Rad50 — translation MRVDRVRLLNFKCYGEEELRLERGVTVVHGVNGSGKSTLLEAVFFALYGSKALGDRTLDDVITTGEDESEVELWFTHDGREYHVERRLKLRGDRATTTRCVLETPTETVEGARDVRREVTELLRMDADAFVNCAYVRQGEVNKLIHASPSERQDMIDDLLQLGALEEYRERASDARLGVKSVLDGQREVLEDLRAQAERKEEQDLHDRLNELESRHADVVSEIERFESQREEAKNTRDTAADVLERHEETREEIAELESEIEELRSKISETERKRETAAETLRDRKDEREELADERDALLEDADTEASDEDAIETRIEELENRDEELRDDLEDVRVSITEYNGEIERLRETASDLESQAEEARSEADELESALEDGADEIDQRKSKLDELEGETESARSAFDDAPVAFGEAEAHLESIRSEREDLVSTIGDVTAEIRTVESAIEEGERLLEEGKCPECGQSVEDSPHVDVLDDKREELAELEERRQELETERDELKERIERAESLVEAERRVDRLEENRENVAQLLDEKRDALAERRDQRDQRREEVDEYEREAETKREEADELESEVADARADLGEINAERGEIKATLETLRRVTEIEAERAELDREIETLRERRTDWETLNDERRDQLSAKRDRKRDLESEFDEERVAAARSDRQNAEQYIEKVEEKLAELEERRDQLQGKIGGVEEKIDELERLRDRLETVEARCERLDSLYDEAETLQTTYGDLRAELRQRNVETLERLLNETFDLVYQNDSYAAIDLDGEYRLTVYQKDGEPLEPEQLSGGERALFNLSLRCAIYRLLAEGVEGTAPMPPLILDEPTVFLDSGHVTQLVSLVESMRDLGVEQIVVVSHDEELVGAADSIVRVEKDATSNRSQLECGEPPEAALLASE, via the coding sequence ATGAGGGTCGACCGCGTCCGCCTGTTGAACTTCAAGTGTTACGGCGAAGAAGAGCTCCGCCTCGAGCGGGGCGTGACGGTCGTCCACGGCGTCAACGGCAGCGGGAAGTCGACGCTGCTCGAGGCGGTTTTCTTCGCGCTCTACGGCTCGAAAGCGCTCGGCGATCGGACCCTCGACGACGTGATCACGACCGGCGAGGACGAAAGCGAGGTCGAACTCTGGTTCACCCACGACGGTCGCGAGTACCACGTTGAGCGCCGGCTCAAGCTCCGCGGCGATCGGGCGACGACCACGAGGTGCGTTCTCGAGACGCCGACGGAGACCGTCGAGGGCGCGCGCGACGTGCGCCGGGAGGTGACCGAACTCCTGCGGATGGACGCCGACGCGTTCGTCAACTGCGCGTACGTCCGCCAGGGCGAGGTCAACAAGCTCATCCACGCCTCGCCGAGCGAGCGCCAGGACATGATCGACGACCTCCTGCAGCTAGGTGCGCTCGAGGAGTACCGCGAGCGCGCGAGCGACGCCCGCCTCGGCGTCAAGTCGGTGCTCGACGGCCAGCGCGAGGTGCTCGAGGATCTCCGAGCCCAGGCCGAACGAAAGGAGGAACAGGACCTCCACGACCGCCTGAACGAACTCGAGTCGCGCCACGCCGACGTCGTCTCCGAGATCGAGCGCTTCGAGTCCCAGCGAGAGGAGGCGAAGAACACGCGCGACACGGCGGCGGACGTCCTCGAACGCCACGAGGAGACCCGCGAGGAGATCGCGGAGCTCGAGAGCGAGATCGAGGAGCTTCGCTCGAAGATCTCCGAGACGGAGCGCAAACGCGAGACCGCGGCCGAGACCCTTCGCGACCGCAAGGACGAGCGCGAGGAACTCGCCGACGAACGCGACGCGCTGCTCGAGGACGCGGACACCGAGGCGAGCGACGAGGACGCGATCGAAACCCGGATCGAGGAACTCGAGAACCGGGACGAAGAGCTTCGGGACGATCTCGAGGACGTTCGCGTCTCGATCACGGAGTACAACGGCGAGATCGAGCGACTCCGCGAGACGGCGTCCGACCTCGAGTCCCAGGCCGAGGAGGCCCGAAGCGAGGCCGACGAACTCGAGTCGGCGCTCGAGGACGGCGCGGACGAGATCGACCAGCGGAAGTCGAAACTCGACGAACTCGAGGGCGAAACCGAGTCCGCCCGATCAGCGTTCGACGACGCGCCGGTCGCGTTCGGCGAGGCCGAGGCGCACCTCGAGTCGATCCGGTCCGAGCGCGAGGACCTCGTTTCGACGATCGGCGACGTCACCGCGGAGATCCGGACGGTCGAGAGCGCGATCGAGGAGGGCGAACGGCTGCTCGAGGAGGGGAAGTGCCCCGAGTGCGGCCAGTCCGTCGAGGACTCGCCCCACGTCGACGTGCTGGACGACAAACGCGAGGAGCTGGCGGAGCTCGAGGAGCGACGCCAGGAACTCGAGACCGAGCGCGACGAGCTGAAGGAGCGCATCGAGCGCGCCGAGTCGCTCGTCGAGGCCGAACGACGGGTCGACCGGCTCGAGGAGAACCGCGAGAACGTCGCCCAGCTGCTCGACGAGAAACGCGATGCGCTCGCGGAGCGCCGCGACCAGCGCGATCAGCGCCGGGAGGAGGTCGACGAGTACGAACGGGAGGCCGAGACGAAGCGCGAGGAGGCCGACGAACTCGAGAGCGAGGTCGCGGACGCGCGGGCCGACCTCGGCGAGATCAACGCCGAGCGCGGCGAGATCAAGGCGACGCTCGAGACGCTCCGGCGCGTGACCGAGATCGAGGCCGAGCGCGCGGAACTCGACCGCGAGATCGAGACGCTCCGGGAGCGCAGGACCGACTGGGAGACGCTGAACGACGAACGTCGCGACCAGCTCTCGGCGAAGCGCGACCGCAAGCGCGACCTCGAGTCGGAGTTCGACGAGGAGCGCGTCGCGGCCGCGCGAAGCGACCGGCAGAACGCCGAGCAGTACATCGAAAAGGTCGAAGAGAAGCTCGCGGAGCTCGAGGAACGGCGCGATCAGCTCCAGGGAAAAATCGGCGGCGTCGAGGAGAAGATCGATGAGCTCGAACGGCTCCGCGACCGGCTCGAGACCGTCGAGGCCCGGTGCGAGCGGCTCGACTCGCTGTACGACGAGGCCGAGACGCTCCAGACGACCTACGGCGACCTGCGGGCGGAACTGCGCCAGCGAAACGTCGAAACCTTAGAGCGGCTGCTGAACGAGACGTTCGATCTGGTCTACCAGAACGACTCCTACGCGGCGATCGACCTGGACGGAGAGTACCGCCTGACGGTCTACCAGAAGGACGGCGAACCGCTCGAGCCGGAGCAGCTCTCGGGCGGTGAACGGGCGCTGTTCAACCTCAGCCTGCGGTGTGCGATCTACCGCCTGCTCGCGGAGGGCGTCGAGGGGACGGCGCCGATGCCGCCGCTTATCCTCGACGAGCCGACCGTCTTCCTCGACTCGGGTCACGTCACGCAGCTGGTGTCGCTGGTCGAGTCGATGCGCGACCTGGGCGTCGAACAGATCGTCGTCGTCAGCCACGACGAGGAACTCGTCGGTGCGGCGGACTCGATCGTCCGCGTCGAAAAGGACGCGACGTCGAACCGTTCGCAACTCGAGTGCGGCGAGCCGCCGGAGGCGGCGCTGCTGGCATCGGAGTAG
- a CDS encoding SDR family oxidoreductase, producing the protein MADKKVAVVTAAGSGIGEACARRLRENGYTPVLLSRSGSAVEVANELGGDGFEGSVTNPDDLAALVETTHERYGRIDAVVNNTGHPVSGDLLGISDEEWHEGLDLVLLNTVRMARLVTPIMEEQGHGSIVNISTFSAFEPSSEFPVSSVLRAGLGSFTKLYADQYAANGIRMNTVQPGFVDSYDVDEETRERIPMGRPAQTAEIADAVAYLLSPASSYVTGQNIRVDGGLTASV; encoded by the coding sequence ATGGCTGATAAGAAAGTCGCAGTAGTGACAGCGGCGGGAAGCGGTATCGGGGAGGCCTGTGCTCGGCGACTACGCGAGAATGGATACACGCCGGTTCTGTTGTCACGGTCAGGGAGCGCCGTTGAGGTTGCGAACGAACTCGGCGGAGACGGGTTCGAAGGCTCGGTGACCAATCCTGATGACTTGGCAGCCCTCGTCGAGACGACGCACGAGCGCTACGGGCGTATCGATGCGGTGGTGAACAACACGGGTCACCCGGTGTCTGGCGACCTTCTTGGAATCTCTGACGAGGAGTGGCACGAGGGGCTAGATCTCGTTCTGTTGAATACCGTCCGGATGGCGCGACTCGTCACGCCCATCATGGAAGAACAAGGTCACGGGTCCATTGTGAATATCTCCACCTTCTCGGCATTCGAACCGTCGAGTGAGTTCCCCGTGTCATCGGTGCTTCGGGCTGGACTCGGGAGTTTCACCAAACTCTACGCCGACCAATACGCAGCGAACGGCATCCGAATGAACACGGTTCAACCCGGATTCGTCGATAGTTACGACGTAGACGAGGAAACGAGAGAGCGAATCCCAATGGGACGACCGGCACAAACCGCAGAGATTGCAGACGCAGTCGCGTACCTTCTCTCACCTGCGTCAAGCTACGTCACCGGCCAGAACATCCGCGTCGATGGGGGGCTTACAGCGTCCGTCTAG
- a CDS encoding MarR family transcriptional regulator: MSASESLHQETTQQGSWDDVRDLPPSAKLVAKVLEYNDTMTQQQIADESLLPARTVRYALNRLDEENVIDSRFSFSDARKRLYSLDIES, translated from the coding sequence ATGAGTGCTTCAGAGTCGCTGCACCAGGAAACTACGCAACAGGGGTCGTGGGACGACGTCCGCGATCTGCCGCCGAGTGCCAAGCTCGTCGCGAAGGTCCTCGAGTACAACGACACGATGACCCAGCAACAGATCGCCGACGAGTCGCTCCTTCCGGCCCGGACGGTCCGCTACGCCCTGAACCGCCTCGACGAGGAGAACGTCATCGACTCTCGGTTCTCGTTCTCGGACGCTCGCAAGCGCCTGTACAGTCTCGACATCGAATCGTAA
- a CDS encoding GMP synthase subunit A, which produces MTKIVVVDNHGQFTHLEHRALRDLGVETELIDNDTDPEEVDADGVVLSGGPDMDRIGHSADYLEADIPVLGICLGMQLIAEELGGEVGSGDYGGYADVTVEIVDDEDPLTGSLHPETRVWASHADEVTELPEGFELTARSDVCDVEAMSDSDRNLYGVQWHPEVAHTEEGEQIFENFLEICEANAE; this is translated from the coding sequence ATGACGAAGATCGTCGTGGTGGACAACCACGGACAGTTCACCCACCTCGAGCACCGAGCGCTTCGCGACCTCGGCGTCGAGACGGAACTGATCGACAACGATACCGACCCCGAGGAGGTCGACGCCGACGGCGTCGTCCTCTCCGGCGGTCCCGACATGGACCGAATCGGTCACTCTGCCGACTACCTCGAGGCCGATATCCCCGTCCTCGGGATCTGTCTCGGCATGCAACTGATCGCCGAGGAACTCGGCGGCGAAGTCGGCAGCGGCGACTACGGCGGCTACGCCGACGTCACCGTCGAGATCGTCGACGACGAGGATCCCCTCACCGGCAGCCTGCACCCCGAAACCCGCGTCTGGGCGAGCCACGCCGACGAGGTCACGGAGCTGCCCGAGGGATTCGAACTGACCGCGCGAAGCGACGTCTGCGACGTCGAGGCGATGAGCGACTCCGACCGGAACCTCTACGGCGTCCAGTGGCACCCGGAGGTCGCCCACACCGAGGAGGGCGAGCAGATCTTCGAAAACTTCCTCGAGATCTGCGAAGCGAACGCCGAGTAG
- a CDS encoding DUF7331 family protein → MTDVSTRANDEMTDRSEPSSEPEGTATIEAYETEDGVVFYDAENPLAWVETSRTLQLEELA, encoded by the coding sequence GTGACTGACGTGTCAACCCGTGCTAACGACGAGATGACGGATCGCAGTGAACCGAGTAGTGAACCCGAGGGCACCGCGACGATCGAGGCCTACGAGACCGAGGACGGCGTCGTCTTCTACGATGCCGAGAACCCGCTTGCCTGGGTAGAGACGTCCCGAACGCTACAGCTCGAGGAACTCGCCTGA
- the pan1 gene encoding proteasome-activating nucleotidase Pan1, with product MSDTVDDVDLPYDEDEASQQEKIQALEDRLEILESQNEEMRDKLLDANAENNKYQQKLERLTHENKKLKQSPLFVATVQELTDEGVIIKQHGNNQEALTEVTEEMRDDIEPDARVAVNNSLSIVKTLSNETDVRARVMEVTESPEVSYEDIGGLEEQMQEVRETVEMPLEKPEMFDDVGIEPPSGVLLYGPPGTGKTMLAKAVANQTDATFIKMAGSELVHKFIGEGAKLVRDLFKVAREHEPAVIFIDEIDAIASKRTESKTSGDAEVQRTMMQLLSEMDGFEDRGDIRIIAATNRFDMLDRAILRPGRFDRLIEVPKPNQEGREIIFDIHTRGMNVADDVEFSELAAEAEEASGADIKAVCTEAGMFAIRDDRTEIRMEDFRGAWDKVQAESDETEDVSKTFA from the coding sequence ATGAGCGACACTGTGGACGACGTCGACCTCCCATACGACGAGGACGAGGCGTCCCAACAGGAGAAAATTCAGGCGCTCGAGGATCGGTTAGAGATTCTCGAGTCGCAAAACGAGGAGATGCGGGACAAGCTCCTCGATGCGAACGCCGAGAACAACAAGTACCAGCAGAAACTCGAACGGCTGACTCACGAGAACAAGAAGCTGAAGCAGTCTCCCCTGTTCGTCGCCACGGTCCAGGAACTCACGGACGAAGGCGTCATTATCAAACAACACGGGAACAACCAGGAGGCGCTAACCGAGGTTACCGAGGAGATGCGAGACGATATCGAGCCCGACGCCCGCGTGGCCGTCAACAACTCCCTCTCTATCGTCAAGACGCTCTCTAACGAAACCGACGTGCGCGCTCGCGTGATGGAAGTCACCGAGAGCCCCGAGGTCAGCTACGAGGATATCGGCGGTCTCGAGGAGCAGATGCAGGAGGTCCGCGAGACCGTCGAGATGCCCCTCGAGAAGCCCGAGATGTTCGACGACGTCGGGATCGAACCCCCGAGTGGCGTCCTGCTGTACGGCCCGCCGGGCACCGGGAAGACGATGCTCGCGAAGGCCGTCGCCAACCAGACCGACGCCACCTTCATCAAGATGGCCGGCTCGGAGCTGGTCCACAAGTTCATCGGCGAGGGTGCAAAGCTGGTCCGTGATCTGTTCAAGGTCGCCCGCGAGCACGAACCCGCCGTGATCTTCATCGACGAGATCGACGCCATCGCTTCCAAGCGGACGGAATCGAAGACCTCCGGCGACGCCGAGGTCCAGCGGACGATGATGCAGCTGCTCTCCGAGATGGACGGCTTCGAGGACCGCGGCGACATCCGCATCATCGCCGCGACCAACCGCTTCGACATGCTCGACCGAGCCATCCTCCGGCCGGGTCGGTTCGACCGCCTCATCGAGGTACCTAAGCCGAACCAGGAGGGCCGCGAGATCATCTTCGATATCCACACTCGCGGGATGAACGTCGCCGACGACGTCGAGTTCTCGGAACTGGCAGCCGAGGCCGAGGAGGCCTCCGGTGCCGACATCAAGGCCGTCTGTACCGAGGCCGGGATGTTCGCCATCCGCGACGACCGCACGGAGATCCGGATGGAGGACTTCCGGGGCGCCTGGGACAAGGTCCAGGCCGAGAGCGACGAGACCGAGGACGTCTCGAAGACGTTCGCCTGA
- a CDS encoding DUF7346 family protein, whose protein sequence is MKSVQDDTGKRYVLLKRSDHASLVRDPETGNECYVQNDRLEAVADESFLETAARTVSSPVRSLLMAVHDEDGLGLLVELGERGPLGVRAMIDAYDCCESDLHGRLTVLAAADLIAETDVGGERGYRLTDDGKTALEAIGARVVEASENQKESANASGP, encoded by the coding sequence ATGAAATCCGTTCAAGACGACACCGGGAAGCGATACGTCCTTCTCAAACGGTCCGACCACGCGAGTCTCGTTCGAGATCCAGAAACTGGCAACGAATGTTACGTCCAGAACGACCGTCTCGAGGCCGTCGCCGACGAGTCGTTCCTCGAGACGGCCGCACGCACCGTCAGTTCTCCCGTGCGATCCCTGCTGATGGCCGTCCACGACGAGGACGGCCTGGGACTGCTCGTCGAACTCGGCGAGCGCGGTCCGCTGGGCGTTCGCGCGATGATAGACGCCTACGACTGCTGTGAGAGTGATCTACACGGACGTCTCACGGTTCTCGCCGCCGCCGACCTGATCGCGGAGACCGACGTCGGCGGCGAACGGGGCTATCGGCTCACCGACGACGGGAAGACCGCACTCGAGGCGATCGGTGCGAGAGTCGTGGAGGCGTCCGAGAACCAGAAGGAGAGCGCGAACGCATCCGGTCCCTGA
- the hflX gene encoding GTPase HflX, whose protein sequence is MSPSVNTQPSNAVLAKRSSNTPVETDEIERLVRANGDSVVAEVTQVGPDDSGTYLGRGKLDELAAVVEDREAGRVVVDGELTPDQHHTVERAMPDGTVVVDRYRLVLEIFESQAGTRRSQLQVELARLRYDLPRVIAAADEGMLNKQTEKGSRVYDVETRIDRLEGKLEELPDPADQFRKRRREEGFDLVTLAGYTNAGKSTLLHRLADEMSLDETATDRDPGSEKDATAAIEDRLFETLETTTRRATFEGRPALVTDTVGFVDDLPHDLVESFSSTLSEAAAADVVVLVVDASDPLETFRERLSVSIDVLEAQDVDEERIVTVLNKAESLSDAERRRRYSTATDLVPEPAADPILASLLEGTNCDALRSAIRERFPEERTTLRLPNSDDAMSLVSRAYDRTTVESIDYEGETVEIECRGRPSVLEQFRGRAEELE, encoded by the coding sequence ATGTCACCATCAGTAAACACGCAGCCGTCGAACGCGGTACTCGCGAAACGTTCATCGAACACACCCGTCGAGACCGACGAGATCGAGCGTCTCGTCCGGGCAAACGGGGACAGCGTCGTAGCGGAGGTAACGCAGGTCGGCCCGGACGACTCCGGAACGTATCTCGGGCGAGGGAAACTCGACGAACTCGCCGCCGTCGTCGAAGACCGGGAGGCGGGTCGCGTCGTCGTCGACGGCGAACTCACGCCCGACCAGCACCACACCGTCGAGCGCGCGATGCCCGACGGGACGGTCGTGGTCGACCGCTACCGGCTCGTTCTCGAGATCTTCGAGAGCCAGGCCGGGACCCGGCGGTCCCAGCTCCAGGTCGAACTGGCGCGCCTGCGGTACGATCTGCCGCGGGTAATCGCGGCGGCGGACGAAGGAATGCTCAACAAACAGACCGAGAAGGGATCCCGCGTCTACGACGTGGAAACGCGAATCGATCGCCTCGAGGGGAAACTCGAGGAGCTTCCGGACCCGGCCGACCAGTTCCGTAAGCGTCGTCGGGAGGAGGGGTTCGACCTCGTCACGCTGGCCGGCTACACCAACGCCGGCAAGTCGACGCTGTTGCACCGCCTCGCCGACGAGATGTCCCTCGACGAGACGGCGACGGATCGCGACCCCGGCTCCGAGAAGGACGCGACCGCGGCGATCGAGGATCGGCTGTTCGAGACCCTCGAGACGACGACGCGGCGAGCGACCTTCGAGGGCCGGCCCGCCCTCGTCACCGACACGGTCGGGTTCGTCGACGACCTGCCACACGACCTCGTCGAATCGTTCAGTTCGACGCTGTCGGAGGCGGCCGCGGCGGACGTCGTCGTCCTCGTCGTCGACGCGAGCGATCCCCTCGAGACGTTCCGCGAGCGACTCTCGGTGTCGATCGACGTGCTCGAGGCCCAGGACGTCGACGAGGAGCGGATCGTGACGGTGCTGAACAAGGCCGAGTCGCTGTCCGACGCCGAGCGCCGGCGCCGGTACTCGACCGCGACGGATCTCGTCCCCGAGCCGGCGGCCGACCCGATCCTCGCGAGCCTGCTCGAGGGGACGAACTGCGACGCGCTCCGGTCGGCGATCCGGGAGCGGTTCCCCGAGGAACGCACGACGCTTCGGCTGCCGAACAGCGACGACGCGATGTCGCTGGTGTCGCGGGCCTACGACCGGACGACCGTCGAGTCGATCGACTACGAGGGGGAAACGGTCGAGATCGAGTGTCGCGGCCGGCCGTCGGTGCTCGAGCAGTTTCGGGGGAGGGCCGAGGAACTCGAGTAG